The DNA sequence GTCGTATCCGGTGAGCCACTCGATCACTTGGTCCAGTTCGGCCTTGGAACGTCCTTCGCGCTCGACCTTCGCCAGGTCGTGGGGATAGACGACCGGGGCCACGACGTGACTCTCTTCGCCAGCGGCGGGTCACGGACGAAGGGCACCCTGGTGTCACCGTTGGAGGAGACGCCGAAGCTGGCCGATATGGGCGTGAGCGTCACCGACGACACCATCCACACCCTGTCGGCCTACCCTCGATTGTTCGTGCGGCCCCGTGCCGAGGGGCCGCGCGTCCGCGTAAAAGCCCTCCTGACCTGGGAGAATGCGAGTTCTCAAGCTTGCATCGACCAGGGAAGAAGGGCTCCTTGAAGGTACATCGTAGCCAGTCGGTCCGGCATGTGAAGGTGACCACCGACGGTGAGGGCGTGGCGTCGCACGCCGGCACCGTCCTGTTGGCCGAGATGGCGGACCGCTCGGGACTGACCAGGGCGCTGTCGGTGGCCATGGGCGACTGCGGCATCTCCTGGCACACGCATGACCCCGGCGTAGTGCTCACCCATCTGGCCGTGACCATCGCGGACGGGGCCGACTGCCTGTCGAAGCTGGCGGTGCTGAGGAACCAGGAGGCGTTGTTCGGCCCCGTCGCCTCCCACCCCACGGCGTGGCGGGCGGTGGAGGCGGTCGCCGCGGTGGAACTGGCCGGCATCGACGCGGCCCGGGCGACGGCCCGGGAGCGGGTGTGGGCCGCCGGCGGCGCACCGGCGAGCGTCACGCTCGACTTCGACGCCACCCTGGTCGATGCCCATTCGGAGAAGCAGTGCGCGAAGCCGACCTACAAGCGGGGCTTCGGCTTCCATCCTCTCGGCGTCTGGTGCGACGAGACCACCGAGTTCCTGGCCGGCAT is a window from the Actinomycetota bacterium genome containing:
- a CDS encoding DUF2200 family protein, encoding MAPVVYPHDLAKVEREGRSKAELDQVIEWLTGYD